In the Ruminococcus sp. OA3 genome, one interval contains:
- a CDS encoding HPr family phosphocarrier protein: MVSQKVIIQNPSGLHLKPAGLLCNLAIRYKALVTFTYKKGTANAKSVLSVLGACVKCGDEIELVCEGPDEQEALQSLVEAIESGLGEHHS; encoded by the coding sequence ATGGTAAGTCAGAAAGTAATCATTCAAAATCCGTCAGGACTTCATCTGAAACCGGCGGGACTGTTGTGCAATCTCGCGATCCGTTATAAGGCGCTGGTTACATTTACCTATAAAAAGGGCACAGCCAATGCAAAAAGTGTGCTGAGCGTACTCGGTGCCTGCGTGAAATGCGGGGATGAAATTGAGCTCGTATGTGAGGGACCGGATGAGCAGGAGGCGCTGCAGTCGCTTGTGGAGGCCATCGAGAGCGGTCTCGGAGAACATCACAGCTGA